In Carassius auratus strain Wakin chromosome 41, ASM336829v1, whole genome shotgun sequence, the DNA window ATGTGCTTGGAAGGGGTAAAGGCTGAAACCCATTCAAGTGCCACAAAGAAAGTTCAACGGCCCTGTTTCAGTCGGTCTATGTGAAAGGTGAGTTTAAGGGCAGGACCCAACTTCAGCCCCATATATTTCATCATGACATCACTGCGGAGCAGGAGAAGAGCTTTGCCGTCAATTTCCTGCAACAGAAGAGTATCATGCAAACAAGACAATGTTTAGCGTTTTATTGCACAAACAATAAGACAGAACATCCTTTACGTGTAAGAGGATACTGGACACAAAATCTATGTCCCAAAATGTTTTCTTGAGACACTATTTCATCTTTAAATTAATGAATCGACTAggtttttaattataaacaagtatgcaacaaattacaaaataaaaagtataaacaaTGATAATTCATTAGGAGTATTTTGGAAGCAACTTTGCATattgcattcattttaattaaatcctACATCTTTTTTAGGGACCCACGGGGACTCTGTATTCCTCACTTACATGTTTGCGGAAGAGGTCTGCATGGGGTCCGAGTTGTGGGTCAATGTCTCTGATGAACTGCATAACGTCCTCCACTGTCCACAGGTTGGGGTCTTGTCCACTGGGTCGCGGGCTCTCTCTCGAGTTCAGAAAACGCTCTGAACCTGAACAGCAATCATAAGAAATATCAGGGAAAAAAGTTTCTGGAGGTTCTTAAATTGTTCATATAATTTTGTTCAGGAtttacagtggggtccaaaagtctaaaaccgcaaatgaattttttttattttacatattttattgtaaataatttgttCATTACGAATTATATTAACATCATAGCCATTTTGGTTTTTAATTGAAAAACACTGAATTGCTTTCGCTTTAACAGCAGCACTCAAGCTGTATGAACTCTACAAGTCTGTGTAAAACATCCAGAACGTCTGACTTTTTGAACAAAGGAGTCAATGTCACAAATCTGCTTGGGATTGATTAGTCACCTTGAAATAATCCTACAATTTTAAGGTTTAAATTAGACTGAAAATACAAGATGTTCACTGTGGTTTTTTGGGGACTTGACGTTGAGTGCAAATGATCCTCAACCATGGGCTAGTTTGCATACCTGTTGAGCCCAGACGATGTAATTTCCCCGATGAGTTGCTACTTTGAGAAAGGGAACGCATTGCTAAGCCATGTCCAGGAGACAGGTGGCTTTTTTCCAACACCTCCGAGCTGCCAACCCCATTCTCCATCAGGAAGGGATCTGATCAAACACAATGATACAAAAACACCCCATTTAACATGTGCGAAGAGAGCCAAAAGACATTAGAGTTCACTAATTGAATGCTGTTTTAGCAGTCGAACAGTGTGAATTACCTTCTGAGGAGAGACGGTGGTTTTTAGCTATTTTGTGCGGTGCAGAATTGCTGTTGTAAGCATCATGTTGGAGGAATCTCTTAGCGCCCCGAACAGGTCCAGAACTCAGACTTTCAGTAAAGTTTCTCCTCTCTACAGCACACACAAGGCTCTCTTTTAATATCTATACAATGGTAACATCAAAGAATGCACAAGATATAGTAATGAGCGGCAGTAGATGTCTTTGTACACATTAGCGCTGACCTGTGTACATCCGACTGTCATAATGAACTCCTCCCACAGGGACGGGCTGGCTGCCGAACAATGGGTCACAGTGCAGGTTGTGACAGAGTTTCTCGAGGAAGCGCAGCACGTACGTCACACTGTTCACTGCCGGCAGTGTTAGAGTGTGGTGCTGCTGCTCAAAGTAGGCTGTAAAAGTCAAATGGCCATTAATTCAGTGGTCACTGTTTTCTACGATCACTAAACTAAGGTCTGcaagattaatttaaattataccaAATTTGCAATATGGTTTAAAATTGCAAAGGCtgaaactgcattaaaaatatatatatgtgcaatGCGTTTCAGAGTGAAGTGCAACACTGTATGCCATACAAACGTATATAAGTACTGTAGAATAAAATGATTTCATCTTAAATAGGTTTCTTACAGTGGAATATCTCAATAGGGAagtttcttgttttgtttaaaatttttcatttgtaataacattattatttaaattgcaattagatattttcaccaaattgtGCAGCACTGACAAGTAGTCGATACACTTTTGAGGCTCTGAGTAAATTTGTATTAGCTTTGTGTGGGTCTGTGCATGCTGACCAGATATGAGCTCTCCTCCATGGCCTGGTTTGAGGCAGGAAAAGACCGAGCCCTGGTTATGTGCGCAGTCAACACAGGCCTGAACACACTGCTGCAGCACAGAGGAAGCTCGGCCCGGCCCAAAGTGATCTGGCAGTGACTGGACACGGCGTGCATCCAGATGGGGACCCACTTTCCCATACTTATTCAGATACACACATACTAAGACACGCAAATAATTGCAGGGAAGATGTTAGCAAAGATACGCCATGACAtggactgaaatatttatttgggaAAAGATCTGAGACACTTATAGTACCTGTAGGGGCCTGAAGGGCAGCACTGGGAATGGTGGCATTGTCCAGCGGAACTGAGCTGGTGTCTGGCTCTGGAGTGCTGCTGCTTGGCGAGGTGGGCATAGGGTTAGGTCCCAATCGGGGTTTTCtctgtataaaaataaacatggtcTGTTTAAATAATAGTCATCACTTAGATTTCTAATATTAGTTTCTAACATTATTCTGCTGAAGAATCACACCTTGCTTCCAGGTTTAGGGCCTCTCTTTTTTGGGATCTTGATGGGATCTGTTGGGTTCTGCTGTACTTTCTGGGACCAACTGGCTGGCAGTTTGCCTCTGGGTTTGCTGATAGGTCTACCAGGACCTCCAATTGTTCCTTCAAGCCAAGCTGTCCTCTTGGCCCAGCTTAGCTAGAAGatgacataaatataatatacaacacATTTCAAACCCCAGTTGATACATTAAAATCTGATTTAccttaaacattttttacaagCTAACATCCACCTTATCATTAACCCAGCAAAACAGATGAAAATTTAATGGATAGGTTACCATTTACCCATTAGGGGTGGGacggttcactgaaaaaaaaaaattataataatcgaACCATTCAGTTTTCCACACACGTTTCGGCATGCTCTGGGACTgccggttcaacttaaatctgacaaagcgtCTGTAATATGGTTTACTATAAATAACACGTAAAAGAAACAGGGTTAAGCTAATATTTGATTTTGTTGAAGGGAGCgtattctggcttcccagacattacaacaacagcgatgaaaaaaaagagggagagaaaaaaaaaccttggacaaACTAATCACTTTTGTTCAATGTGAATGCCATATGCAGGAATATGAGCTGTTATTTATTCAGTCATCACCCAGGTGCTGATAGCGCAGGCGCACGggtgagacctgaacagcacacgttgatatcggtgtttaaactaaactcatttaagctttgcaagtttaaacattttaagagCCAGACGACACGAGCTCGCCCTCATAGTGAGAAGATTTGTGTGTACCCGCGCCTTAGAACGTGCGCTCGAAGAACGAagctctctgaagtattgtgtttaaacagacaaattcacacaaaattatgttaaaatgcccgtcttggtaagtatcctacagcaagCGGCTGAACGTACTGAATTAGTGCACTGGATTGCTGCATTCTCTTAaaatctttatattaatcgaaacagcaacaacaaagacaTCACTCGCTGCTCTTGATTGAAAAACTTTTGTAACTTCAATAAAAGTTCCAATGCAATcctgttttatatttgattacaGTACTTTTtgcaatttctgtacctaaaaaacgaatgcataataataataaaaaactttaaaaacaaatgtttattttatttgtatcttaactctattgtatttgtttgtgttgttgctTGCAGTtaagatataatttatatttttttttgaaagtatcGTTTTTCCATAAAGTGTGAAACAAACCAAACCATGAAATAGTTGAACCGCTCCACCCCTACTACCCATTGTCTCTATATCTAGCAAACTTTGGCCTCCTACACTTACATCAAACATTGTATTTACCCCGGCGTGCTGTTACTGGTGGATATAACCACAGCTAGCTTATATGATGTTGATTTATGTcttaattttttaaaagcatcagaatttgtttttgcatttaaaaacatgaaatacagtGTAGTGGAATGAAAAAACCTCAAAAGGTCTgaagaaaaaatctaaatcatgTGTGATATGTGAGCGAAACAGTCAAATGCATCCGTGTAGCGCATGTTTACATGAAAAAGCGGTGCCGTGAAATGCAAAAACGGGTTTTGTTTGATCAGACCCTTTCTTTGCGTGGCGGAAGCCCAGGTATCAAATCCCTAGGAACAGCACAATAGGACATACCTGATGCAACCTAGCTAGAAAATGATTTCTGAGCAAATTTGAAGACTGTTAGCCTttgtgtattaaaataattttaatgtttgagATGACCAAATAGCATTTTCCTCGGGTCGGTATATTTTACCTCCCTTGTACGACAGGGATTTCTCAGTAAAAGTAAGACCCTAATGGTGTCCATTCTATTGACTGCTGAAACTTTATTGTGATGACTCTTTTAATACCTTGCTTCCTGGTTTGGGGCCTCGTTTCTTCGGGATGTTAATAGATTCCAGTTCCTTTCCAGGGTGGATTGTCTGGGAACCAAGTGTTCCTTTCTGACCCCAGGGCCCGGATACTTTGTTTTTTTTGCGGCCAGGCTTACGTTTCTTCTGGGGTGGGGGTCTGCCTGGCGTAGGTGGCATGCCTGTCCCCTCTATGCCACCCTCTGGTTGGGCACTAAGTGCACCTATTGTCTTTGGTAacccaactgcaaaaaaaaaaaaaaagaaggaaagaaagaaaatacagcttAAATAGGGCAATATACCACAGCGTGCAGCAACAAACTTAGTAGCAGAAGGCGAGAAAGGCAGGCTTTGTGTGCAGAGTTGACCCATTTTTCTTTGAGCCATCTTAACAAAGAAATTAGCTGTGTTATACATTTTTGGTGCTACTGGCCTCTGAAGTGCTACACTGATGAAGAGAAAATGTGAgagtgcacacaaaaaaaaagaggaagagaagagaaagaatgAAATACGGAGAGTAAGAAATCCACAAATCTGACACTGAGATTctagagaacaaaaaaaaaaactagagtaAATGAAAAGTTAGCAAACTTTAACTGCATTGAACATTTTTTTCAAAgttcatttttcaaaaacaacaaaaaaaaaatctgaagaattaaatgatcaaattcaAGTTAAAGACAGcaatcacaaacaaacacacttcagAGCTTTACAGACCTGTTAGCGAGGCCAGGATTGCAGTTTGTAATCATCCAACTCAGAGAAACGGAGACTGTACGATCACTGAACAAGGGTCTGCTCCTGATCTTGCAGTGCATGTTAATTTGTGGCATCTTATTCTCTGAGTCAGTTCACTTCCTTCCTGCCCCTTTAGTTTCGTTCTGCTCTCTAAAGCCTTAAAGTCTGCAAATAGTCACACAACGACCGTCTTTCTAGTACTGTTAACCCTGAAAGTCTTTCATGCACAAATATGGTAGTTTGCTTCGGCTCTTTCCCAGACTGATATGTTTACACATTTTCCTAGTTTCTGTCAAAAATAGAGACACTcacaaataaaacactataaaaacTTACCCCGACTAGCTGTCAAGTTTAGTGTGTTTAGAGGCCTGACAAGATTTGTCTTCCTCTGCCAAACGCACTGGTCTTGTGTTGTCTCTTTAACCCTGTTCTCTCACCCCACTCAAACAGTCACACCAGCTCTTTAATGTGAGGCCTACTGTTGGGCACAGGGTTTGCAGCAGTGCCAGCTGGGTGGATGCCAACCCCTTGTAAACCAAAACTCCCATGTTCTCTCTGATCAAATGCCTTTAttgtttaaaggaacagttcacacaaaaatgaaaattcagtcatcatttgctcaccttcaTTCTTTGAgtgaattatcactttaaaaacTCCTGTTTATTTCACCTCTCTATTTTCCATTTCTCTGCCCAAACTATTTTTGTctcttcttagttttttttattctttctctaCTTCTGTGGTGTCACATTTGCATTGTTAAAGTAAAATCTTCTATTGCCCACTGAATTAAACTTACCTGGCTATTGTAAGTTTCGATAGGTACTCATAAGTTGCTTcagtataaataaatgcactaaGAATGAACATACATCTATTGTGCATAAATAATGTATAAGCTTcatgcaatttaaataaatgcaaattgcaTAAAGTCCTTTTCCATTATGTCACAGATTCAGCTTAATAACACCCCTCTCATTAATCATACAGCAATTGGTACAACTCTTTCAAGTTtgtgtaagatttttatttatatatttttccccaaggctgcatttatttgaccaaacagtaaaaacagtaattttataaaatataagggTAACTAAAACTTGTATTCTATTAAACCTactggaaaatgtaatttattcctgtaatggcaaagctgaatgttcagcagcaGGTCTCAAGTCtttgatccttaagaaatcattctaacatgctgagcCACTGctcaaaattattattcattataagcGATGTTTAAAACAGGTGTGCTGTATTTTTGTGTGATACATTttgctcatcatacattcatgaatttattgaccccaaacatttgaacagtagtctaTTAGCATAGGCCTCTTTATTTCATGTTCTCTGTTCTTGTAAATCTTCCCTCCATCCTTCCCTGTATATGAACGCCAACGTAAActtgtcagaatgagagttatCCACACCTTTAGTGCCTGGGGGCTGCAGGTTGTCTCCAGTAAGTGCGCACCAGCCGACAGGGAAGATGTCTCTGGAATCGTAGCGGCAGTAGTAATCAAAAGCGCCCCGCCAGCCATCGAAGGTGATCAGAACCTCCACACCCCGAAGTGCGCCCACTGTGGCAGGACAGATGAAGTGAGGATTCTTCCTGTCCACTGCCTCCAGCTTCATCCCCACTTGAAAACTGTTTTGTTCTGGGGCTGGTGGTTCTTGCTTTAGGGCAAGGGAGATGAGGGAAAAGTAAGTGAAACATATCAGACAAAGAGTAAAGAGAACTACTTTGCTTCTTTTCCCATCAAATGAATCAGAGCATGCTAAAATAATCATTGGACAAAAATGTtgaactttaactttaaattattgtGCACGTTTCATTATTGCTGTTTGTGACATATACCTTGTGAAAGATTCGGGCTGGGGCCATTTCTGCTCCGTTGAGTGTTTTTAATAAGAACATGGGCCATGATGATGCGTTCAGACGAAAGCCTAGAGAAGAACACAGAACGTTCACAGTCAACTTTCACTCCATTTTtatcaaagcacatttttataATGTCAAGAATGTTGCCGATTACCTGAAAGATGAGAGTGTTTcgactaaaaatgtttttgtataattttctcTTTCAACACATTAATACATATAAGTAGCTACATTTCCGAGATCATGTCATGAAGACACCATATTGTGCACACAAGCTATTGCGGTAAAAAGCTGAAAATGTATCATTGTAAATGGAATCAAGTTtttgaattgtgaaataaataaaaatgctataaaaaaaaatacaaaaccaaTTAATGGTCTACAgttgagtaatgtgttgtatttctcACCTAGTGGTGGCTGCAGCATGCCTCCGTTCTTCTCGCAATTACCAATAGGCTGGATTTCTGAGGAGTCCACCAGGCGCCAGAAATCATTCTTGTTGTCGCTACCATCCAGTCGCAGGCGGAGGCGGGAGCCCGTCAGGGCCACGACAGTAGCGATGCAGGTGGATGTAGTGTTTCTAGGATCTTGAGCTTCCAGTTTCATGCCAGCCTTAAACTCATTCACTGGAGGAGACGTGCTCTGAGAATAAGGATCTTTTTTTCTTAACGTGGAAGTGGAATCAGGTATGACGTTTCTAAATGGTCCGGAATGATggcgtgttcctcatttgcatgAGTGCATGAAAATACTTACCTGTCTGAAGCAGTGAGGAGGAGCAGCAACTGCTCCTGTCTCTTTTAGATACTTCTCCCAACTAAAATGtccttaaaaataaaaggtaaacaTGTCAGCATCAATATTCTGGACTCTGTCTTCATTGCAGAATTAGCAAGCCTGTCTAACAACATGATGGTTAACAATGAGATATAATCTaaacaagaataataattaaaaatgattactGAAACGTCTAGGAGATAACGAACTCTTCACTGACTACTTTCAGATGCTGAAGGTGTCCCCTGTCGAGGTATCTGGCTAAAGTAGCTATTTAAAGgccccgatatacttcaaacGAAATCGAAGTACGAACTGATATGGCGTCATTTCGAACAAAATCAGGCATCAACGAAGTTCGTTTCGGCAGTTCGAAACATCTCACCAAAGCTAACTTTCTGAAGGAGTTCGcttggctcctaaacacctttgagtttCTATTGGTCCGTGGCGGTTAAGCAATCGGTggtgtgttctgaaactccaccACCTTTGACGAGCATTTTTTTTCCCTGTTCATTTCTTATTCAACTGAGGTCACGCAAGATAGAGCAATGTCTCCGGCCTAGTCACTAGCAACATGGTTACACTGGAGTTTCGAATAGCTGAGCTGGCACAAATATATCCGCACCTGTACAATCGCTCGCGGAGAGAttttaaagattcagagaaagcatttaattcctagaaagaaacTGCAAAGAAGCTTGGTGTTGACGACCTGGAGTTATGCAAGAAGCGACGCAGAGAAACATCCaagacaagttttccaaagccatgaaaagaatgaaaggaaagagtaaagataaAAGGTAGCAAGTACAAAATACATGTTTCAAATAAACGGtacaccatactgctgctgctTGTTCTTTCAATAAGTGAAATTTAAAAggtaaacaataaatgaaatgccaaacgaACATACGACAATAAgcctttgtttttatcaaaagcaaatcatgacaccacataaaatata includes these proteins:
- the LOC113059319 gene encoding polycomb protein SCMH1-like isoform X2 → MKKPIPQKAIEWKDGKRIKHARSGRPSRVPSQYQGHFSWEKYLKETGAVAAPPHCFRQSTSPPVNEFKAGMKLEAQDPRNTTSTCIATVVALTGSRLRLRLDGSDNKNDFWRLVDSSEIQPIGNCEKNGGMLQPPLGFRLNASSWPMFLLKTLNGAEMAPARIFHKQEPPAPEQNSFQVGMKLEAVDRKNPHFICPATVGALRGVEVLITFDGWRGAFDYYCRYDSRDIFPVGWCALTGDNLQPPGTKVGLPKTIGALSAQPEGGIEGTGMPPTPGRPPPQKKRKPGRKKNKVSGPWGQKGTLGSQTIHPGKELESINIPKKRGPKPGSKLSWAKRTAWLEGTIGGPGRPISKPRGKLPASWSQKVQQNPTDPIKIPKKRGPKPGSKRKPRLGPNPMPTSPSSSTPEPDTSSVPLDNATIPSAALQAPTVCVYLNKYGKVGPHLDARRVQSLPDHFGPGRASSVLQQCVQACVDCAHNQGSVFSCLKPGHGGELISAYFEQQHHTLTLPAVNSVTYVLRFLEKLCHNLHCDPLFGSQPVPVGGVHYDSRMYTERRNFTESLSSGPVRGAKRFLQHDAYNSNSAPHKIAKNHRLSSEDPFLMENGVGSSEVLEKSHLSPGHGLAMRSLSQSSNSSGKLHRLGSTGSERFLNSRESPRPSGQDPNLWTVEDVMQFIRDIDPQLGPHADLFRKHEIDGKALLLLRSDVMMKYMGLKLGPALKLTFHIDRLKQGR
- the LOC113059319 gene encoding polycomb protein SCMH1-like isoform X1; the protein is MKKPIPQKVAIEWKDGKRIKHARSGRPSRVPSQYQGHFSWEKYLKETGAVAAPPHCFRQSTSPPVNEFKAGMKLEAQDPRNTTSTCIATVVALTGSRLRLRLDGSDNKNDFWRLVDSSEIQPIGNCEKNGGMLQPPLGFRLNASSWPMFLLKTLNGAEMAPARIFHKQEPPAPEQNSFQVGMKLEAVDRKNPHFICPATVGALRGVEVLITFDGWRGAFDYYCRYDSRDIFPVGWCALTGDNLQPPGTKVGLPKTIGALSAQPEGGIEGTGMPPTPGRPPPQKKRKPGRKKNKVSGPWGQKGTLGSQTIHPGKELESINIPKKRGPKPGSKLSWAKRTAWLEGTIGGPGRPISKPRGKLPASWSQKVQQNPTDPIKIPKKRGPKPGSKRKPRLGPNPMPTSPSSSTPEPDTSSVPLDNATIPSAALQAPTVCVYLNKYGKVGPHLDARRVQSLPDHFGPGRASSVLQQCVQACVDCAHNQGSVFSCLKPGHGGELISAYFEQQHHTLTLPAVNSVTYVLRFLEKLCHNLHCDPLFGSQPVPVGGVHYDSRMYTERRNFTESLSSGPVRGAKRFLQHDAYNSNSAPHKIAKNHRLSSEDPFLMENGVGSSEVLEKSHLSPGHGLAMRSLSQSSNSSGKLHRLGSTGSERFLNSRESPRPSGQDPNLWTVEDVMQFIRDIDPQLGPHADLFRKHEIDGKALLLLRSDVMMKYMGLKLGPALKLTFHIDRLKQGR